The Quadrisphaera sp. RL12-1S sequence GGTGGCCAGCATGTTGCGGTGCTGCCGGCCTCGGAGGGTGTTGACCTCCTTGTCCTTGGTCTCGCCCTCCACACCGCAGTTCCACGACCGGTTGTGGCTCTCGCCGTCCCGACCGCCCTCGCCGTTCGCCTCGTTGTGCTTGTCGTTGTAGGAGACGAGGTCGCGCATGGTGAAGCCGTCGTGCGCGGTGACGAAGTTGATGGACGCGATCGGCTTGCGACCGTTGTGCTCGTACAGGTCGGAGGAGCCGGAGATGCGGCTGGCGAACTCGGCCAGCGCGCTCGGCTCGCCGCGCCAGAAGTCGCGGACGGTGTCGCGGTACTTGCCGTTCCACTCCGTCCACAGCGGGGGGAACCCGCCCACCTGGTAGCCGCCGTCGCCGACGTCCCAGGGCTCGGCGATGAGCTTGACCTGGGAGACCACCGGGTCCTGCTGGATGAGGTCGAAGAACGCCGAGAGCCGGTCCACCTCGTGGAACTGGCGGGCCAGGGTGCTCGCCAGGTCGAAGCGGAAGCCGTCGACGTGCATGTCGTTCACCCAGTACCGCAGCGAGTCCATGATCAGCTGCAGCACGTGGGGGGAGCGCATGAGCAGCGAGTTCCCCGTGCCGGTGGTGTCGTAGTAGTGCGCCTTGTCGGAGTCGACCAGGCGGTAGTAGGCCGCGTTGTCGATGCCGCGGAACGCCAGCGTCGGGCCCATGTGGTTGCCCTCGGCCGTGTGGTTGTAGACGACGTCGAGGATCACCTCGATGCCCGCCTGGTGCAGCGTGCGCACCATCGACTTGAACTCCATCACCTGCTGGCCGCGGGTGCCGGTGGAGGAGTAGGCGTTGTGCGGGGCGAAGAACCCGATCGTGTTGTAGCCCCAGTAGTTGGTCATGCCCTTCTCCTGCAGGTGGGTGTCCTGCACGAACTGGTGGACGGGCATGAGCTCGATGGCGGTGACGCCGAGGTCGGTCAGGTGCTCGACCATCGCGGGGTGGCCGATGCCGGCGTAGGTGCCGCGGATCTCCTCCGGCAGGCCGGGGTGGGTCATCGTCAGGCCCTTGACGTGGGCCTCGTAGATGACCGTCTCGTGGTAGTCGCGCCGCGGCGGCCGGTCGGTGCCCCAGTCGAAGTAGGGGTTGACGACGACGGAGAGCATCGTGTGGCGGGCGCTGTCGGCCGTGTTCCGGCGCGAGGGGTCCTTGAAGGAGTAGCTGAACAGCGACTCGTGCCCGTCCACCTGGCCGTCGATGGCCTTCGCGTAGGGGTCGAGCAGCAGCTTGCTGGGGTTGCACCGGTGCCCGGCCGCCGGGTCGTAAGGGCCGTGAACGCGGTAGCCGTACCGCTGCCCGGGCTGCACCCGCGGCAGGTAGGCGTGCCACACGAAGCCGTCGACCTCGGGCAGGTCGAGGCGGGTCTCGCGCCCCCGCTCGTCCACGAGGCAGAGCTCCACGCGCGAGGCGACCTCCGAGAAGAGCGCGAAGTTGGTCCCCGCGCCGTCGAAGGTGGCCCCCAGCGGGTAGGGGCGTCCTGGCCAGACCTGCATGGCGTCCTCTCGCGGGCATCCGTGGTGCGCGTCACCGCACGGGGCGGCGGGCTCGGCTCATCCTGGCCGAGCGTCGGCCGGCGCGCCTCGCGGGAGGTCGCGATCGTGGCTGCCCGGTGACGTCCCGGTGACCGGCCGGGGACGTCACGGCGCGCTGCGGAGGGGGGCGGTTCGACGCAGCCCCCCGGCGTGAAGTAATGTTCTTCTCGTTCGGCCGTGAGGTCGATACGCGGACGTGGCTCAGTTGGTAGAGCATCACCTTGCCAAGGTGAGGGTCGCGGGTTCGAATCCCGTCGTCCGCTCGGAGGGCACCGCTCGAGGTAGCTCGGACTCGGATGCCCCTCGGTGGAGTGGCCGAGAGGCGAGGCAACGGCCTGCAAAGCCGTGTACACGGGTTCGAATCCCGTCTCCACCTCACGCGGGTCCTGACCCGCACGGGCGATTGGCGCAGTGGTAGCGCGCTTCCTTGACACGGAAGAGGTCACTGGTTCGAACCCAGTATCGCCCACCAGATCAGACCCCGGCTCCTCACGGACCGGGGTCTTCGTGCGTCTTGGGCCCGCCGGCCCCGCCCGCGGGTGACCTGGGTCTGTTGCGGATGCTGCTGCGCAGGAGTTGGGCCCGCCCGCGAGTGACCTGGGTCAGTTGCGGATGAGTCGGCGCTGGGGCGAGGCCCGCGGGTGACCTGGGTCAGTTGCGGATGAGTCGGCGCGGGAGACGGGCCTGCCCGCGGGTGACCTGGGTCGGTTGCGGATGCATCGGCGCGGGAGGCGGGCCTTCCCGCGAGTGACCTCGGACAGTCGCGGATGCGTCGGCGCTGGGGCGAGGCCCGCGGGTGACCTGGGTCAGTCGCGGACGCGTCGGCAGGGGCACGTCACCGCAGGCCACGGCCGGGCGCTGAGGCTCGCCGCGCCGTCGCGCTCGACGCCCCCGCGCCCGTCGACCCTGCGCGGGGTGCCCCGCGCACGCCCCGTCCACAGGACGCAGATGTGAGGAGGGCGCCACCCCGTCATCGGGGTGGCGCCCTCCTCGTCCGAGCGGGAGCTGGGTCTCGGGCTAGACAGCGCGGCCCAGGAGCTCGGCGAGCTCGTCGTCGACGTGGACGTGGCGGCTCTCGGCCCCTGCGGGCACGAGGGCGTGGGTGCGGTCGAGGAAGTCGCGCAGGTCGGCCGCATCGGCCTCCAGCACGGCGTGGCCGTCCGGGGAGCTGAGGGAGACCAGCACGACCTCGGTGCCGTCCACCTCACCGGGCCACACCTGGACGTCGCCCTCGCCGGTGGGGCGGCGCAGGCCCTCGCGCAGCAGGTCGCGGGCGAAGACCCACTCGATGGACCCGCCGTCACCCCGGAACGAGGCGGTCACGGCGAACGGGTCGTGCACGCCGTAGCCGAACTCCACGGAGACCGGCACCTTGCCCGACTCGGGGACGACGAGGCGCAGCTCGACCTCGGCGTCGACGTGAGCGGAGCCCTTGGGCACGGTGGTCCTCCCCGGTGAGCGGCGGCCGGAGCCGGCGGTGCCGACCCCAGCGGGTCGGACACCATCGATGTTCCCCCGCCCGGGGCGGATCAAACACCCCCGGGCGGCGTGTCGTACGAGACGTACCCTAGGCGGGTGCAGCCCGCGCCGCCGGTCCCTCCGGCACCCGACGACGCCGAGACCGCCGCTCCGGTGCGTCCCGCCGCAGGTCGGAAGCGCACCAGGGCCTCACGGGGCGGTCCGG is a genomic window containing:
- a CDS encoding SsgA family sporulation/cell division regulator gives rise to the protein MPKGSAHVDAEVELRLVVPESGKVPVSVEFGYGVHDPFAVTASFRGDGGSIEWVFARDLLREGLRRPTGEGDVQVWPGEVDGTEVVLVSLSSPDGHAVLEADAADLRDFLDRTHALVPAGAESRHVHVDDELAELLGRAV
- the glgX gene encoding glycogen debranching protein GlgX, with protein sequence MQVWPGRPYPLGATFDGAGTNFALFSEVASRVELCLVDERGRETRLDLPEVDGFVWHAYLPRVQPGQRYGYRVHGPYDPAAGHRCNPSKLLLDPYAKAIDGQVDGHESLFSYSFKDPSRRNTADSARHTMLSVVVNPYFDWGTDRPPRRDYHETVIYEAHVKGLTMTHPGLPEEIRGTYAGIGHPAMVEHLTDLGVTAIELMPVHQFVQDTHLQEKGMTNYWGYNTIGFFAPHNAYSSTGTRGQQVMEFKSMVRTLHQAGIEVILDVVYNHTAEGNHMGPTLAFRGIDNAAYYRLVDSDKAHYYDTTGTGNSLLMRSPHVLQLIMDSLRYWVNDMHVDGFRFDLASTLARQFHEVDRLSAFFDLIQQDPVVSQVKLIAEPWDVGDGGYQVGGFPPLWTEWNGKYRDTVRDFWRGEPSALAEFASRISGSSDLYEHNGRKPIASINFVTAHDGFTMRDLVSYNDKHNEANGEGGRDGESHNRSWNCGVEGETKDKEVNTLRGRQHRNMLATLLLSQGVPMILHGDELGRTQKGNNNTYCQDNRTSWVDWNLSDEQRDLLRFTQQVISVRMSHPVFRRRRFFAGDAQHGGESALGDIAWFTPAGVHMTHSDWSTGYARSLGVFLNGWAIPEPDPRGEQIVDDSFYIMFNASHEDVVFTLPPAEYGHEWRVVVDTASPPETPPPVVPVARALAAAEAAGPFTAGSEVTVAGRSLLVVTRPSVEAL